A window from Candidatus Thermoplasmatota archaeon encodes these proteins:
- a CDS encoding ABC transporter substrate-binding protein codes for MAILRRVWAGVLALCFFTSTLIVSPVSGNPADFQLSGGPVTIFTNDLSGSIAVGVWSNESFTDMTVETYFLNETYYPDEEIYNEPYLNGSFVDYLANVTYNRTVTVSSSPELRVSTVGGTGVVDIDLGLFLNGKDGNPLDGMAQAGEFIEYSATASSSELVSLVEPENGTYIVKVAGYEVSGDPGYFDLRIGVVEGGTGWMYVTNVPPGAIPTFTLVNFDLHWEFPGATADNWYYAGLYIGHASDSHVTYIPVSLKLDRSPPEIVEVLPESPPSVEDLRPFIYGILWDPDGELSRDSIRLLLDGVNITYMTDVHLSFSEDPDGKYGYYSGLVLFTPLYDIPFGLHQVTLEVGDYAGNIAQRQWSFVTADETPPVIYHTPETMSSEGYVIPITARVHENFTLGDISLMYRRPGDPFYLALLMNQVDQSNNYVATIPPQQFPLSIQYYLSANDSSGNSATLPGIVPASNPFEIEIQPFGFPRITHKPVEAHTRENITVTVLVSDDQAISSVNLFYKNASATIYNSTAMVNLGGHVYEGMIPGSAISQSSMHYYIEASDGVNAITHPLDSQAPHLVLYVDPPPPGEEMPLEGSPEVMKVAVMEDVELDPRLASNPTSKRIIDLLYDSLGRRDPNTLEIVPWVASSWSADEASGLLTVALRPEAKWHDGSQVTAEDVRYTFEDFYGGYDVTVISPTSVVFNFSAGGGGRFMTSGLLMPLVESGDINPVEGGGPFELVSYSPTHTLVEAFPDYFMKGPILGGVDFIRVSGINEAANAFINGTIDFIGWELEFQDLTDPRIGGRMLLLVEEAAIRITPGLDYLYFGLNPNASNSLDDLNLRLSISKLVNKELLDMIEPFTRMTHSVMSNRNIPWYNSSLREFNAGYTVIDGRQATNRYPAVAHLESSGYFDLDDDGWREKPDGQNLSLSVLGPSLADDLRKATVAQVLAEGLGRVGLNATAVLDSSADPADYDIYLSVGHLSLDPSDISSIGEIASFVDAELSLALQEADDALNVTERSAHVKEALGMISEKVPLIPVLRYETGEIYNETRFEGWVQMPGGINDFWSFVEVYSLFDTVTDRPLGLHAFLNQDSNITLTWKANEEVDLQGYAVYRSSGSGGPYQLIDEVAPRTSFVDPDMGPNGDYCYVVTAKDSSIESSPSSEACLNVTHLFTPPSISDVRVNPSPQEVHGYVNVSAVVEDVSGVEGVWIDVTGVGNYSMYYDSLAGRYYNNRSYSDVGTFSFTISATDVFGNWASTPGEFVMEDTTPPTISHIPVTSTVVGDSIEIVAVVTDNLQVSLMKLNFTDAGGSSHNQTMTLSGDNYTYQIPAQDSTGSVSYFVWAEDTEGNVAMTAVFIIEISPDTLSPSAPTDLIVTTGDEEGALSLSWTAPANNTDGSPLTDLAGYNIYRMTSSGGPKTLVNDNPVSTTTFLDTALENGKTYYYVVTAVDNRGNESPDSDEAFGATKSVEQFDWLWILIPLIVVIAIVVLLAMLILSRRRGGTAEEPEEPPEEQESLESF; via the coding sequence ATGGCAATCCTGAGAAGAGTGTGGGCGGGCGTTCTAGCGTTGTGCTTCTTCACATCGACGCTGATTGTCTCCCCAGTGAGCGGCAACCCCGCAGACTTCCAGCTGAGCGGGGGACCCGTGACGATATTCACGAATGACCTCAGCGGATCCATCGCCGTCGGTGTATGGAGCAACGAATCCTTCACCGACATGACCGTGGAGACGTACTTCCTCAACGAGACGTACTATCCCGATGAGGAAATCTACAATGAACCCTACCTTAACGGGTCCTTCGTAGACTATCTGGCAAACGTGACCTACAACAGGACGGTGACGGTTTCATCATCACCGGAGCTGAGGGTCTCAACAGTCGGCGGCACGGGTGTGGTCGACATCGATCTTGGCTTGTTCCTGAATGGAAAAGATGGGAATCCCTTGGACGGCATGGCCCAGGCCGGCGAATTCATAGAATATTCTGCCACGGCATCAAGCTCAGAGTTAGTCAGCCTCGTTGAGCCCGAGAATGGGACCTACATTGTCAAGGTCGCCGGCTATGAGGTTTCTGGAGATCCCGGCTATTTCGACCTGAGGATTGGCGTTGTCGAGGGCGGAACTGGCTGGATGTATGTCACGAACGTCCCACCTGGTGCGATTCCAACCTTCACCCTTGTCAACTTTGATCTTCATTGGGAATTCCCAGGCGCAACCGCGGACAACTGGTATTACGCGGGCCTTTACATCGGTCATGCTTCTGATTCTCATGTGACCTACATTCCAGTCTCCCTCAAGCTCGATAGGTCGCCTCCGGAGATAGTCGAGGTCTTGCCGGAATCCCCACCATCTGTCGAGGATCTGAGGCCCTTCATATATGGCATTCTGTGGGACCCGGACGGAGAGCTCTCGCGCGATTCGATTAGGCTTCTTCTCGACGGCGTGAACATCACCTACATGACCGATGTGCATCTGTCTTTCAGCGAGGACCCTGATGGCAAGTATGGATACTATTCGGGACTTGTACTTTTCACACCTCTTTATGACATCCCCTTCGGGCTTCATCAGGTCACTCTAGAGGTCGGAGACTACGCTGGCAACATAGCTCAGAGGCAGTGGTCCTTCGTGACTGCCGACGAGACGCCTCCCGTGATATACCATACGCCTGAGACTATGAGCAGCGAGGGATACGTCATCCCGATAACTGCGCGTGTCCACGAGAACTTCACTCTGGGCGACATCTCCTTGATGTATCGGCGACCTGGAGACCCTTTCTATCTGGCGTTGCTTATGAATCAGGTCGACCAATCGAACAACTACGTGGCCACAATACCACCGCAGCAGTTCCCCTTGAGCATTCAATACTATCTGAGCGCAAACGACAGCTCGGGTAACTCCGCAACTCTTCCTGGGATTGTCCCAGCTTCGAACCCCTTTGAAATCGAAATCCAACCCTTCGGGTTCCCGAGAATCACTCACAAGCCAGTGGAGGCTCACACTCGTGAGAACATCACTGTGACTGTCCTGGTTTCAGATGACCAAGCGATATCGAGTGTGAATCTCTTCTACAAGAATGCGTCGGCAACCATCTACAACTCGACAGCCATGGTGAACTTGGGCGGCCATGTCTATGAAGGGATGATTCCAGGCAGTGCGATTTCTCAATCCTCAATGCATTACTACATCGAGGCTTCAGATGGTGTCAACGCCATTACACATCCCCTTGATTCACAAGCACCACATCTTGTTCTGTACGTCGACCCACCGCCCCCTGGTGAAGAGATGCCTTTGGAAGGATCGCCAGAAGTCATGAAGGTCGCGGTGATGGAGGACGTTGAACTCGACCCACGGTTGGCCTCGAATCCTACAAGCAAGAGAATCATCGACCTTCTCTACGACTCACTCGGAAGGAGAGATCCGAACACTCTTGAGATCGTTCCGTGGGTGGCCAGCAGTTGGTCGGCCGATGAGGCATCAGGTCTCCTCACAGTCGCACTCAGACCAGAGGCTAAGTGGCACGATGGATCTCAAGTCACTGCCGAGGATGTCAGGTACACGTTCGAGGATTTCTACGGAGGATACGATGTCACGGTGATTTCCCCGACGTCAGTAGTCTTCAACTTCTCCGCGGGTGGCGGGGGGAGGTTCATGACTTCTGGCCTCCTGATGCCGTTGGTCGAAAGCGGTGATATCAATCCCGTTGAAGGGGGTGGTCCGTTCGAACTCGTTTCATACAGCCCAACTCACACCCTAGTCGAGGCATTCCCAGACTACTTCATGAAGGGTCCTATCCTCGGAGGTGTTGACTTCATCCGTGTCTCAGGTATCAACGAGGCTGCGAATGCGTTCATAAACGGAACAATCGACTTCATCGGCTGGGAACTCGAATTCCAAGACCTCACGGATCCCAGGATTGGTGGAAGAATGCTCCTTCTGGTGGAGGAGGCCGCGATCAGGATTACGCCGGGACTGGATTACCTCTATTTCGGTCTCAATCCCAATGCGAGCAACTCACTCGACGATCTCAATCTCAGACTGTCGATATCCAAGTTGGTGAACAAAGAACTGCTCGATATGATTGAGCCTTTCACGAGGATGACGCATTCAGTGATGTCTAACAGGAACATCCCTTGGTACAATTCGAGCCTTCGGGAGTTCAATGCCGGATACACTGTCATAGATGGCCGGCAAGCCACCAACAGATACCCAGCAGTAGCTCATCTGGAATCTTCGGGCTATTTCGATTTGGATGATGACGGCTGGCGGGAGAAGCCTGACGGACAGAATCTCTCCCTCTCTGTTTTGGGGCCGTCGCTTGCGGACGACCTTCGGAAAGCCACTGTAGCCCAAGTGTTGGCCGAGGGACTCGGGCGGGTCGGACTCAACGCAACCGCTGTTCTCGACTCCTCTGCTGATCCCGCGGACTACGACATCTATCTCTCCGTTGGACATCTCTCCTTGGACCCGAGTGACATATCTTCCATAGGAGAAATCGCGAGCTTTGTCGATGCGGAGCTGTCCCTCGCTCTTCAAGAAGCAGATGACGCCCTGAACGTGACCGAGAGGTCTGCCCATGTGAAGGAAGCACTGGGAATGATCTCGGAGAAGGTCCCTCTGATCCCAGTCCTACGATATGAGACGGGAGAGATCTACAATGAAACCCGCTTTGAGGGTTGGGTGCAGATGCCAGGCGGAATCAACGACTTCTGGTCGTTCGTGGAAGTCTATTCGCTCTTTGACACTGTGACGGACAGACCCCTTGGACTGCACGCTTTTCTCAATCAGGATTCGAACATAACCCTCACGTGGAAGGCAAACGAGGAGGTCGACCTCCAAGGTTATGCTGTCTACAGGTCCTCTGGGAGCGGAGGCCCCTACCAGCTTATCGATGAAGTAGCACCTCGGACTTCCTTCGTCGACCCAGATATGGGCCCGAACGGCGACTACTGCTATGTCGTCACGGCAAAGGACTCATCGATTGAGTCCAGCCCCTCCAGCGAGGCATGTCTCAACGTCACACACCTGTTCACTCCTCCCTCGATTTCCGACGTTCGCGTCAACCCTTCCCCGCAGGAAGTCCATGGATATGTGAACGTATCCGCTGTTGTGGAGGATGTCAGCGGTGTTGAAGGCGTCTGGATCGACGTAACCGGAGTGGGCAACTACTCCATGTACTACGACTCCTTGGCGGGGCGATACTACAACAATCGTAGCTATTCGGATGTGGGAACCTTCAGCTTCACAATCTCCGCAACGGATGTCTTCGGCAATTGGGCGTCCACACCAGGCGAGTTCGTCATGGAGGACACTACACCGCCCACAATCTCTCATATTCCAGTGACGAGCACAGTGGTTGGCGATTCGATAGAGATTGTGGCGGTTGTCACCGACAACCTGCAGGTCAGTCTAATGAAGCTTAACTTCACGGACGCTGGCGGTTCATCTCACAATCAAACAATGACCCTCTCGGGAGACAACTACACCTATCAGATTCCCGCTCAGGACTCCACTGGGTCCGTGAGCTACTTCGTCTGGGCTGAGGACACGGAAGGGAACGTCGCCATGACGGCTGTCTTCATCATTGAGATTAGTCCAGACACCCTGAGCCCCTCAGCACCAACAGATTTGATTGTGACAACTGGCGATGAGGAAGGGGCCCTTTCTCTGAGCTGGACCGCTCCCGCCAACAACACAGACGGTTCTCCTCTGACCGATTTAGCTGGCTACAACATCTACAGGATGACCTCGTCAGGAGGACCGAAGACATTGGTCAATGACAATCCGGTAAGCACAACCACATTCCTGGACACCGCGTTGGAGAACGGGAAGACATACTACTATGTCGTGACAGCAGTGGACAACCGGGGAAATGAATCTCCAGACTCGGATGAGGCCTTCGGCGCAACTAAGTCCGTTGAGCAGTTCGATTGGCTGTGGATTCTCATTCCATTGATCGTCGTAATCGCCATCGTAGTCCTCCTTGCCATGTTGATTCTGAGTAGGAGAAGAGGCGGGACTGCCGAAGAGCCTGAAGAGCCGCCAGAAGAGCAAGAGAGTTTGGAAAGTTTCTAA
- a CDS encoding FG-GAP-like repeat-containing protein: MEHSRCLSDVGIVVMISTLLVVSLCGTIPTVNEKDELPWTGETTDVRSDQSGEFNPFDVVQEISAQITVPAGREYYVVYDSASQTLTEIPIASPTVGFPQSALDAIDRSPNWIKDNLTSKFEQMADEPIKVTAYAAPDFADLDADGDLDLIVGTENDGLMYFENIEEGLHYYEGYDVYVGCVLVSNTSMFGPLALTRADPALADLDGDNDLDILIGVSTGVWKLMNVGLPDAPSWGSIESTSISLPYSAIDLGDVDADGDPDMVIGNRAGELYLSINQAADPQHISDGDPATTTTSVFSSPIYLNLDVEDYASPALGDVDFDGDLDMVSGNFSGGLSFHENIWTPDNPFWTPNNATVFGEIDFGANSMPTFADVDLDMLQEIAIGDVGGYVHYIPNAGTASDPKFLIWDNVKTSFNSFNRDYYYIDDSDVLLKERTIPAKMIDYVNLINSVPDHMVDELAFSVANTATSSLMHSATYPDAYRNNTEALYYNDMFIDYADILDLGDFASGDYYSTLRYWVNESGTRVEYIVPTDVYYWDLAHPRVSYELPTFINPNVVTNLHIGAAAAPPAGKFWRWYLFNENDTAWPLDPGGAFKYPKDESPPLMKEKLAGVTTVWNVTNHISPAGYGDDGHNNSRPWNYSDHAVETVSHWVSLTLALNAQEDDDNGLRNRPRQPVRIAHEHNGNCGELHDLTTAAFRAALIPAIGVMSAAEDHCWNEFWHDGWQHLDNYWSNGASIIGNNDFKHYPPGWNRDWTAIYGVEGDTRVVNHIDKYHHEEDYNGDGFQDRGNVSVKVVDANGNPVDGAKVSIAGWSFGPPYSSIGDFSTYTGPDGVAFFTTSESRQNDTFDDGIQIDVSSKFGGGSLNPGYANRYKICIDPPNLPLYSYQYQVAKTVPRPWLEATPTAPPQGEGYWLDVDFDVRFGVQHPLADATSHADDQFDGDRVAHPEYFWDNITLDTFVADEQNFLKYVRGEAFDSTNLSLNVSSGSVFLGLPSSGNWYFVLSNRDSLETKKIVNITIRLIEDLRPGVPHITRGAFTGVSQEDVTLTWERSTDDGQGEDDILAYTVHRALDYHGPYSQVDAIAADGRLYYNWTDPGLGIGDLTDYFYHIVCHDNLSAMRSPETVGKLVQYMYPGANLLSVPVYTEDDSVPAVLATVGFNEVRLYDASDVGDPWKSYHKAKYINDLQGVRPLDGIWVNALSEGNLTVIGLILPYHSIDLQQGWNLVGYPSFNASYTVGDLKAELGAMRVEGFDPSSPPYFMKVLPDAYVLKAGESYWIELPSPMTWNIDT, encoded by the coding sequence ATGGAGCATAGTCGATGTCTGTCCGATGTGGGCATTGTTGTGATGATTTCCACACTACTTGTCGTCTCTCTCTGTGGGACGATTCCAACTGTGAACGAGAAGGATGAATTGCCGTGGACCGGTGAAACCACGGATGTCCGTTCGGACCAGTCCGGAGAGTTCAATCCTTTTGACGTCGTTCAGGAGATCTCCGCGCAGATAACCGTACCCGCTGGAAGGGAGTACTACGTCGTCTACGACAGCGCGAGTCAGACCCTGACGGAGATTCCCATAGCCAGCCCCACAGTGGGGTTCCCGCAGAGCGCCTTGGACGCGATTGATAGAAGCCCGAACTGGATCAAGGACAACCTCACCAGCAAGTTCGAGCAGATGGCGGATGAACCCATCAAGGTCACGGCCTACGCCGCGCCGGACTTCGCGGACCTCGATGCCGACGGCGACCTGGACCTCATCGTCGGGACGGAGAACGACGGGCTCATGTACTTCGAGAACATCGAAGAAGGACTTCACTACTACGAGGGCTACGACGTCTACGTCGGGTGCGTCCTCGTATCCAATACCTCGATGTTCGGACCTCTCGCTCTGACGAGGGCGGACCCTGCACTCGCGGATCTGGACGGCGACAATGACCTTGATATCCTCATCGGCGTGAGCACTGGTGTCTGGAAACTGATGAACGTCGGTCTTCCGGATGCGCCTTCATGGGGGAGCATCGAATCGACAAGCATATCTCTCCCGTACAGCGCGATAGACTTGGGAGACGTGGATGCGGATGGAGATCCCGATATGGTGATCGGCAATCGGGCTGGGGAGCTCTATCTCTCGATCAATCAGGCGGCCGACCCGCAGCACATCTCGGACGGCGATCCTGCCACCACGACAACGTCCGTGTTCTCATCGCCCATCTATCTGAATCTCGATGTGGAGGACTATGCGAGCCCGGCTCTGGGAGACGTTGACTTCGACGGCGACCTGGACATGGTGTCAGGCAACTTCAGCGGGGGACTTAGCTTCCACGAGAACATATGGACGCCCGATAACCCCTTCTGGACGCCGAACAATGCCACTGTGTTCGGGGAAATCGATTTCGGCGCCAACAGCATGCCCACGTTCGCGGACGTGGACCTGGATATGCTTCAGGAGATCGCGATAGGAGATGTCGGTGGGTACGTCCACTACATCCCGAATGCAGGAACGGCCTCCGATCCGAAGTTCCTGATTTGGGACAACGTTAAAACGTCGTTCAACTCGTTCAATCGAGACTACTACTACATCGACGACTCGGATGTCCTCCTAAAGGAGAGAACGATTCCCGCCAAGATGATAGACTACGTCAATCTGATAAACTCAGTCCCGGACCACATGGTCGATGAGCTTGCCTTCTCGGTCGCCAATACCGCAACGTCATCACTGATGCACAGCGCGACGTATCCCGACGCGTACAGGAACAACACGGAGGCTCTCTACTACAACGACATGTTCATCGACTACGCGGACATCCTCGACCTCGGTGACTTCGCGAGCGGGGACTACTACTCCACGCTGAGGTACTGGGTCAATGAGAGCGGGACCCGAGTGGAGTACATCGTTCCGACTGATGTGTACTACTGGGACCTCGCCCATCCGAGGGTCTCCTATGAGTTGCCCACTTTCATCAACCCGAACGTGGTGACCAACCTTCACATAGGTGCTGCCGCTGCTCCTCCCGCGGGGAAATTCTGGCGATGGTATCTCTTCAACGAGAACGATACTGCTTGGCCGCTAGATCCTGGGGGGGCCTTCAAGTACCCAAAGGACGAGAGTCCTCCTTTGATGAAGGAGAAACTAGCGGGAGTGACGACCGTGTGGAACGTGACCAATCACATCTCCCCGGCCGGCTACGGCGATGACGGGCACAACAACTCGAGACCATGGAACTACAGCGACCATGCCGTCGAGACGGTGAGTCACTGGGTGAGCCTGACTTTGGCTCTCAACGCTCAAGAGGACGACGATAACGGCTTGAGGAATAGACCGAGACAGCCCGTAAGGATCGCCCACGAGCACAACGGAAACTGCGGGGAGCTGCACGACCTGACGACCGCTGCGTTCAGAGCTGCACTAATACCAGCGATAGGTGTGATGAGCGCGGCGGAGGACCACTGCTGGAACGAGTTCTGGCACGACGGTTGGCAACATCTTGACAACTACTGGAGCAATGGCGCATCGATCATAGGGAACAACGACTTCAAGCACTACCCGCCTGGATGGAACAGAGACTGGACCGCGATATACGGTGTGGAGGGCGACACGAGAGTGGTGAACCACATCGACAAGTACCATCACGAGGAGGACTACAACGGGGACGGGTTCCAGGACAGGGGGAACGTGAGCGTCAAGGTCGTCGATGCGAACGGCAATCCTGTTGATGGCGCCAAGGTCTCGATCGCCGGGTGGAGCTTCGGCCCGCCCTATTCTAGCATAGGTGACTTCTCCACTTACACAGGCCCGGATGGCGTTGCGTTCTTCACTACTAGCGAGTCCCGCCAGAACGACACTTTTGACGACGGGATCCAGATAGACGTCAGCAGCAAGTTCGGGGGCGGCTCGCTGAACCCGGGCTACGCCAACAGGTACAAGATCTGTATCGATCCTCCCAACCTTCCGCTGTACAGCTATCAGTATCAGGTGGCAAAGACTGTGCCGAGGCCATGGTTGGAGGCAACCCCGACCGCACCGCCGCAGGGCGAAGGGTATTGGCTGGACGTGGATTTCGATGTCCGATTCGGGGTTCAGCACCCCCTCGCGGATGCCACGTCCCATGCGGACGATCAGTTCGACGGTGACAGGGTCGCTCATCCCGAGTACTTCTGGGACAACATCACACTGGACACATTCGTCGCGGACGAGCAGAACTTCCTGAAGTATGTCAGAGGCGAGGCGTTCGATTCCACCAATCTCTCGTTGAATGTTTCTTCCGGCAGCGTGTTCCTCGGCCTTCCATCGAGCGGGAACTGGTACTTCGTGCTCTCGAACAGGGATTCGCTGGAGACGAAGAAGATCGTGAACATCACAATCAGGCTGATAGAGGACCTGCGTCCGGGGGTTCCCCACATCACAAGAGGGGCATTCACCGGTGTCTCGCAGGAGGATGTCACGCTGACCTGGGAGAGGAGCACTGACGACGGACAGGGCGAGGATGATATCCTCGCGTACACCGTGCACAGGGCGCTCGACTACCACGGACCGTACTCCCAGGTGGACGCGATTGCGGCGGACGGTCGCCTTTACTACAACTGGACCGATCCCGGACTGGGAATCGGGGACCTGACGGACTACTTCTACCACATTGTGTGCCACGACAACCTCTCGGCGATGAGAAGCCCCGAGACGGTGGGGAAGCTGGTCCAGTACATGTACCCTGGTGCGAACCTGCTCTCGGTTCCTGTGTATACGGAGGACGACAGCGTTCCGGCGGTCCTGGCGACCGTCGGATTCAACGAGGTCAGGCTGTACGATGCGAGCGATGTTGGCGACCCGTGGAAGTCCTACCACAAGGCCAAGTACATCAACGACCTGCAGGGGGTCCGACCGCTCGACGGCATATGGGTCAACGCCCTCTCCGAGGGGAACCTGACGGTCATCGGTCTCATCCTGCCATACCACTCGATCGACCTGCAGCAGGGCTGGAACCTGGTGGGCTATCCGTCATTCAACGCGTCGTACACGGTCGGCGACCTCAAGGCCGAGCTTGGTGCGATGAGGGTTGAGGGTTTCGATCCTTCTTCTCCTCCATACTTCATGAAGGTCCTTCCGGATGCATACGTCCTGAAAGCTGGAGAGTCGTACTGGATAGAACTGCCCTCGCCGATGACGTGGAATATCGACACGTGA